A single region of the Pseudomonas sp. PDM14 genome encodes:
- a CDS encoding ATP-NAD kinase family protein, with protein MSAFHMGLIINPLAGLGGTAALKGSDGVAEQALALGAEPRAAERTRIALQCLLPLAERLEFLTFPGAMGADLLAELGFAHRVLGSLGDGPTSAADTRRAVEALQDADCALLLFAGGDGTARDVCAAVREGQPVLGIPAGVKIHSGVYAISPRAAGAMARRLVEGGLVRLASGEVRDIDEAALREGKVSARWYGELTVPEEGDFMQHVKQAGVESEELVLVDIADWLRNVWEDDVRYVFGPGSTLQGLADNLGLQTTLLGVDVIENGEVIARDVTEQQLFELVDGHPSRLLVTAIGGQGHIIGRGNQQISPRVLRAIGLDHLRVVATKRKLGTLEGRALLVDSGDPALDDAFPDAVRVWAGYKEELLYPVRGSV; from the coding sequence ATGAGCGCCTTTCACATGGGCCTGATCATCAACCCGCTCGCCGGCCTCGGTGGCACCGCTGCGCTCAAGGGCAGCGATGGCGTGGCCGAGCAGGCCCTGGCCTTGGGCGCCGAACCGCGCGCCGCCGAGCGCACGCGCATCGCCTTGCAATGCCTGCTGCCGTTGGCCGAGCGCTTGGAGTTCCTGACCTTTCCCGGCGCCATGGGCGCTGACCTGCTCGCCGAACTGGGGTTCGCCCATCGCGTGCTCGGCAGCCTGGGCGACGGCCCGACCAGCGCCGCTGACACTCGCCGCGCGGTCGAGGCGTTGCAGGACGCTGATTGCGCGCTGCTGCTGTTCGCCGGCGGCGACGGCACCGCGCGGGACGTTTGCGCCGCGGTGCGCGAGGGCCAGCCGGTGCTGGGCATTCCGGCCGGGGTGAAGATCCATTCCGGGGTCTACGCCATCAGCCCGCGGGCGGCCGGTGCCATGGCCCGGCGCCTGGTCGAGGGCGGCCTGGTGCGTCTGGCCAGTGGCGAGGTGCGCGACATCGACGAAGCCGCGCTGCGCGAGGGCAAGGTCAGCGCGCGCTGGTACGGCGAGCTGACGGTGCCCGAGGAAGGCGACTTCATGCAGCACGTCAAACAGGCGGGCGTGGAGTCCGAAGAGCTGGTGCTGGTGGACATCGCCGACTGGCTGCGCAACGTCTGGGAAGACGACGTGCGCTACGTGTTCGGCCCCGGCTCGACGCTGCAGGGCCTGGCCGACAACCTCGGCCTGCAGACCACCTTGCTCGGCGTCGACGTGATCGAGAACGGCGAAGTGATCGCCCGCGACGTCACCGAGCAGCAGCTGTTCGAGCTGGTCGACGGCCACCCGAGCCGCCTGCTGGTCACCGCCATCGGCGGCCAGGGCCACATCATCGGCCGCGGCAACCAGCAGATCAGCCCTCGTGTGCTGCGCGCCATCGGCCTGGACCATCTGCGCGTGGTCGCCACCAAGCGCAAGCTCGGCACCCTCGAAGGCCGCGCGTTGCTGGTCGACAGCGGCGACCCGGCCCTCGACGACGCCTTCCCGGATGCCGTGCGGGTATGGGCCGGGTATAAGGAAGAGTTGCTGTATCCCGTGCGCGGGAGCGTTTGA
- a CDS encoding GFA family protein encodes MQQGRCLCGGIRFQIAGELAPIQLCHCGQCRQAQGGAFASNIPVAEGAFQLLAGAELLQPYESSPGKQRVFCRQCGSPVFSRHVQVPGVLRVRAGLLEGELKTRPIAHSFVASKANWWTLDDELPRYAERQE; translated from the coding sequence ATGCAGCAGGGACGTTGTTTGTGCGGTGGGATACGGTTTCAGATCGCGGGCGAGCTGGCGCCGATCCAGCTCTGCCACTGCGGCCAGTGCCGCCAGGCTCAGGGCGGGGCGTTCGCCAGCAATATTCCGGTCGCCGAGGGCGCCTTCCAGCTGCTCGCAGGGGCGGAGCTGCTGCAGCCTTACGAGTCCTCGCCAGGCAAGCAGCGGGTGTTCTGTCGCCAGTGCGGCTCGCCGGTATTCAGCCGTCATGTGCAGGTTCCCGGTGTGCTGCGTGTACGCGCCGGGCTGCTCGAGGGTGAGCTGAAAACGCGGCCGATCGCGCATTCCTTCGTCGCGTCCAAGGCCAACTGGTGGACGCTGGACGATGAACTGCCACGCTACGCCGAGCGGCAGGAGTAA
- a CDS encoding PA1571 family protein has translation MSLNDNSSNRHRVVALKPQQPVGGSIIDAQGREVPITEGMIQHACRELEKNWSIPKQA, from the coding sequence ATGAGCTTGAATGACAACAGTTCCAACCGTCACCGTGTCGTTGCGTTGAAGCCGCAGCAGCCGGTGGGTGGCTCGATCATCGATGCCCAGGGTCGTGAAGTTCCGATCACCGAAGGCATGATCCAGCACGCGTGCCGCGAGCTGGAGAAGAACTGGTCCATCCCCAAACAGGCTTGA
- a CDS encoding methyl-accepting chemotaxis protein, whose product MRNNQPVTQRERTFPAQQRLISTTDIKGQITYCNEAFIEISGFSRDELTRSPHNIVRHPDVPSAVFEHMWTTLKKGRPWMGIVKNRSKNGDHYWVNAYVIPMLENGQVVGYESVRVKPTAEQVRRAEALYARINAGKAAIPSVDRWLPVVQAWLPFILVSQIGFLIGHWIGSSWGFLIAALLCVPLGLFGLAWQNRGVRRLLRLAEQTTSDPLIAQMYTDSRGAEARLEMAMLSQEARLKTCLTRLQDTAERLTNQARQADTLAHNSSAGLERQRVETEQVATAVNEMAATTLEVASNVARTAIATQEANRLTGEGRNVTADTRAAIQRLSVSVGETGETVSRLAQDSNEIGGVVDVIKGIADQTNLLALNAAIEAARAGEMGRGFAVVADEVRSLAQRTAESTGQIHALIAKLQRTAEEAVLTMEVGRKHADEGVERVLQADQALVGISEAVSNITDMANQIAAAAEEQSAVADEINQNITTIAQLADQTSAEAQSTAQLSKELTATAQDQYSLVDRFNR is encoded by the coding sequence ATGCGAAACAATCAGCCGGTCACCCAGCGCGAGCGCACTTTCCCGGCCCAGCAGCGACTGATCTCCACCACGGACATCAAGGGCCAGATCACCTACTGCAACGAAGCGTTCATCGAGATCAGCGGCTTCAGCCGCGACGAGCTGACCCGCTCCCCGCACAACATCGTGCGCCACCCTGACGTGCCGTCGGCGGTGTTCGAACACATGTGGACCACCCTGAAGAAGGGCCGCCCGTGGATGGGCATCGTCAAGAACCGCAGCAAGAACGGCGACCACTACTGGGTCAACGCCTACGTCATCCCGATGCTGGAAAACGGCCAGGTAGTCGGCTACGAGTCGGTGCGGGTCAAGCCCACGGCCGAGCAGGTACGTCGCGCCGAAGCGCTGTACGCACGCATCAACGCCGGCAAGGCCGCCATCCCCAGTGTCGACCGTTGGCTGCCGGTGGTGCAGGCCTGGTTGCCGTTCATTCTGGTCAGCCAGATCGGCTTTCTGATCGGCCACTGGATCGGCTCCAGTTGGGGCTTCCTCATCGCCGCCCTGCTCTGCGTGCCGCTCGGCCTGTTCGGCCTGGCCTGGCAGAACCGTGGCGTACGCCGCCTGCTGCGCTTGGCCGAGCAGACAACCTCCGACCCGCTGATCGCGCAGATGTACACCGACAGCCGGGGCGCCGAGGCGCGCCTGGAAATGGCCATGCTCAGCCAGGAAGCGCGCCTGAAGACCTGCCTGACGCGCCTGCAGGACACCGCCGAGCGCCTCACCAATCAGGCGCGCCAGGCCGATACCCTGGCGCACAACAGCTCCGCCGGCCTCGAGCGCCAGCGCGTGGAGACCGAACAGGTCGCCACCGCGGTCAACGAGATGGCCGCCACCACGCTGGAAGTCGCCAGTAACGTCGCACGCACCGCCATCGCCACCCAGGAAGCCAACCGCCTGACCGGCGAAGGCCGCAACGTCACCGCCGATACCCGTGCGGCGATCCAGCGCCTGTCGGTATCGGTGGGCGAAACCGGCGAGACCGTGTCGCGCCTGGCCCAGGACAGCAACGAGATCGGCGGTGTGGTCGATGTGATCAAGGGCATCGCCGACCAGACCAACCTGCTCGCTCTCAACGCCGCCATCGAGGCCGCGCGCGCCGGGGAAATGGGCCGCGGTTTCGCCGTGGTCGCCGACGAGGTGCGTTCGCTGGCGCAGCGCACCGCCGAGTCCACCGGACAGATCCACGCCCTGATCGCCAAGCTGCAGCGCACTGCCGAAGAAGCGGTGCTGACCATGGAAGTCGGCCGCAAGCATGCCGACGAAGGCGTCGAGCGCGTGTTGCAGGCCGACCAGGCGCTGGTCGGCATCAGCGAAGCGGTCAGCAACATCACCGACATGGCCAACCAGATTGCCGCGGCGGCCGAGGAACAGAGCGCGGTGGCCGACGAGATCAACCAGAACATCACCACCATCGCGCAACTGGCCGACCAGACCTCGGCCGAGGCACAGAGCACCGCACAGCTAAGCAAGGAACTCACCGCTACCGCGCAGGACCAGTACTCGCTGGTCGACCGCTTCAACCGCTGA
- a CDS encoding alpha/beta family hydrolase — MDKGDKAGIDGDQCGAGDWLLDGVGEMSQATLILAHGAGAPMDSTFMQRISELLVERGVGVVRFEFPYMAARRRDGGKRPPNPQAQLLDCWREVYHTVRGQVSGTLAIGGKSMGGRMASLLADELGADALVCLGYPFYAAGKPEKPRVAHLAGLRTPTLIVQGERDALGNRDTVSGYELAASIELLWLAAADHDLKPLKASGFNHEQHLASVADAIATFLRRVKG, encoded by the coding sequence ATGGATAAAGGCGATAAGGCGGGTATTGACGGGGATCAATGCGGAGCTGGCGATTGGCTATTGGACGGGGTGGGCGAAATGTCGCAGGCCACCCTGATCCTCGCCCATGGCGCGGGGGCTCCGATGGACAGTACCTTCATGCAGCGCATCAGCGAACTGCTGGTCGAGCGCGGCGTCGGCGTGGTGCGTTTCGAGTTTCCGTACATGGCCGCGCGTCGACGCGATGGCGGCAAGCGCCCACCCAACCCGCAGGCGCAGTTGCTGGACTGCTGGCGTGAGGTCTACCACACGGTGCGTGGGCAGGTGAGCGGGACGCTGGCGATCGGCGGCAAGTCCATGGGCGGGCGCATGGCCAGCCTGCTGGCCGACGAGCTGGGCGCCGACGCGCTGGTGTGCCTCGGTTACCCCTTCTATGCCGCGGGCAAGCCGGAAAAGCCGCGAGTGGCGCACCTGGCCGGGTTGCGCACGCCGACGTTGATCGTGCAGGGCGAGCGCGATGCCCTCGGCAACCGGGACACGGTGAGTGGCTATGAGCTGGCTGCGAGCATCGAGCTGCTGTGGCTGGCGGCCGCCGACCACGACCTGAAGCCGCTCAAAGCCTCGGGTTTCAACCATGAGCAGCATTTGGCCAGTGTTGCCGATGCGATTGCCACATTCCTGCGCCGAGTGAAGGGCTGA
- the rlmM gene encoding 23S rRNA (cytidine(2498)-2'-O)-methyltransferase RlmM, giving the protein MNTLLLHCRPGFEGEVCAEIAEHAARLEVAGYAKSKPSSAHAEFICSEDGGAQRLMQGLKFSRLIFPRQWARGGYVQLPETDRISVLLASLAAYPVCGSLWLEVLDTNDGKELSNFCKKFEAPLRKALMGAGRLVEDTSKPRLLLTFKSGREVFLGLAEANNSAIWPMGIPRLKFPREAPSRSTLKLEEAWHTFIPREQWDTRLSDEMTGVDLGAAPGGWTYQLVKRGMLVTAIDNGPMAESLMDTGLVQHLMVDGFTWKPKQPVDWMVCDIVEKPARNAALLESWIGEGHCREAVVNLKLPMKQRYAEVRRLLLRLEESFAARKIRVSIACKQLYHDREEVTCHLRRL; this is encoded by the coding sequence ATGAATACTTTGTTGCTGCACTGCCGCCCCGGCTTCGAGGGTGAGGTCTGTGCCGAGATCGCCGAACACGCCGCACGCCTTGAGGTGGCCGGTTATGCCAAGAGCAAGCCGAGTAGCGCCCACGCCGAATTCATTTGCAGCGAAGACGGCGGCGCACAGCGCCTGATGCAGGGGCTGAAGTTCAGCCGGCTGATCTTCCCGCGCCAGTGGGCGCGCGGCGGCTACGTGCAGTTGCCGGAAACCGATCGCATCAGCGTGCTGCTCGCAAGCCTGGCTGCGTACCCGGTGTGCGGCAGTTTGTGGCTGGAGGTGCTCGATACCAACGACGGCAAGGAGCTGTCGAACTTCTGCAAGAAGTTCGAGGCCCCGCTGCGCAAGGCGCTGATGGGCGCCGGTCGCCTGGTCGAGGACACGAGCAAGCCGCGCCTGCTGCTGACGTTCAAGAGCGGTCGTGAGGTATTCCTCGGCCTGGCCGAGGCGAACAATTCGGCGATCTGGCCGATGGGTATCCCGCGGCTGAAATTCCCCCGCGAGGCACCGAGCCGTTCGACGCTGAAACTGGAAGAGGCCTGGCACACCTTCATCCCGCGCGAGCAGTGGGACACGCGCCTGTCGGACGAGATGACCGGCGTCGACCTCGGCGCCGCGCCGGGCGGCTGGACCTACCAACTGGTCAAGCGCGGCATGCTGGTCACCGCCATCGACAACGGCCCGATGGCCGAGAGCCTGATGGACACCGGCCTGGTGCAGCACCTGATGGTCGACGGCTTCACCTGGAAGCCCAAGCAGCCGGTGGACTGGATGGTCTGCGACATCGTCGAGAAGCCCGCGCGCAATGCCGCGCTGCTGGAAAGCTGGATCGGTGAAGGGCATTGCCGCGAGGCGGTGGTCAACCTCAAGCTGCCGATGAAGCAGCGTTATGCCGAGGTGCGGCGTCTGCTGCTGCGCCTGGAAGAGAGTTTTGCCGCACGCAAGATCAGGGTGTCGATCGCCTGCAAGCAGCTTTATCACGACCGCGAAGAGGTCACCTGTCACCTGCGCCGGCTGTGA
- the acnA gene encoding aconitate hydratase AcnA produces MPSLDSLKTRRSLTVSGKTYHYYSLPEAAKSLGDIDRLPISLKVLLENLLRWEDNVTVSAYDIKAIVDWLKQRRSDQEIQYRPARVLMQDFTGVPAVVDLAAMRAAMAKAGGDPQKINPLSPVDLVIDHSVMVDRYASAEAFGENVDIEMQRNGERYAFLRWGQSAFDNFRVVPPGTGICHQVNLEYLGRTVWTKEEGGETLAFPDTLVGTDSHTTMINGLGVLGWGVGGIEAEAAMLGQPVSMLIPEVIGFKLSGQLKEGITATDLVLTVTQMLRKKGVVGKFVEFYGDGLATLPLADRATIANMAPEYGATCGFFPVDDITLGYLRLSGRPDDTVALVEAYSKAQGMWREPGHEPLFSDTLELDMGSVEASLAGPKRPQDRVALGDVQKVFNDLVGLQLKPDSKEEGRLLSEGGGGAAVGATASNGEVDYEDEGQTHRLKNGAVVIAAITSCTNTSNPSVMMAAGLLAKKAVEKGLQRKPWVKSSLAPGSKVVTEYFAAADLTRYLDQLGFALVGYGCTTCIGNSGPLLEPIERAVQQADLTVASVLSGNRNFEGRVHPLVKANWLASPPLVVAYALAGTVRIDLSSESLGTGKDGQPVFLRDIWPSQQEISEAIAKVDTAMFRKEYAEVFSGEAQWQAIEVPQAATYVWQDDSTYIQHPPFFENIAGAPPHIGDIHGAHILALLGDSVTTDHISPAGNIKKDSPAGRYLSEHGVDYLDFNSYGSRRGNHEVMMRGTFANIRIRNEMLGGEEGGNTLHVPTGERLAIYDAAMRYQAEGTPLVIFAGQEYGTGSSRDWAAKGTNLLGVKAVIAESFERIHRSNLVGMGVLPLQFSNGQSRKTLKLTGQETVAISGLDGVELRPQMNLTLQIGYLDGRKEDVQVLCRIDTLNEVEYFKAGGILHFVLRQLLAE; encoded by the coding sequence ATGCCATCGCTGGATAGCCTGAAGACCCGCCGCAGCCTGACCGTCAGCGGCAAGACCTACCACTATTACAGTCTGCCAGAGGCCGCCAAGAGCCTCGGCGACATCGACCGCCTGCCCATTTCGCTGAAAGTCCTGCTGGAAAACCTGCTGCGCTGGGAAGACAACGTCACCGTCAGCGCCTATGACATCAAGGCCATTGTCGACTGGCTCAAGCAGCGCCGCTCCGACCAGGAGATCCAGTACCGCCCCGCGCGCGTGCTGATGCAGGACTTCACCGGCGTGCCGGCGGTGGTCGACCTGGCGGCCATGCGCGCGGCGATGGCCAAGGCCGGCGGAGATCCGCAGAAGATCAACCCGCTGTCGCCGGTGGACCTGGTCATCGACCACTCGGTGATGGTCGACCGCTACGCCAGCGCCGAGGCCTTCGGCGAGAACGTCGACATCGAGATGCAACGCAACGGCGAGCGTTACGCGTTCCTGCGCTGGGGCCAGAGCGCCTTCGACAACTTCCGCGTGGTGCCACCGGGCACCGGCATCTGCCACCAGGTCAACCTCGAGTACCTGGGGCGCACCGTGTGGACCAAGGAAGAAGGCGGCGAGACCCTGGCCTTCCCCGACACCCTGGTCGGCACCGACTCGCACACCACCATGATCAACGGCCTCGGCGTACTCGGCTGGGGCGTCGGTGGCATCGAGGCGGAAGCGGCCATGCTCGGCCAGCCGGTGTCGATGCTGATTCCCGAGGTGATCGGCTTCAAGCTCAGCGGCCAGCTCAAGGAAGGCATCACCGCCACCGACCTGGTGCTGACGGTGACGCAAATGCTGCGCAAGAAAGGCGTGGTCGGGAAATTCGTCGAGTTCTACGGCGACGGCCTGGCCACCCTGCCCCTGGCCGACCGCGCGACCATCGCCAACATGGCCCCGGAGTACGGTGCCACCTGTGGTTTCTTCCCGGTGGACGACATCACCCTCGGCTACTTGCGCCTGTCCGGTCGCCCGGACGACACCGTGGCGCTGGTCGAGGCCTACAGCAAGGCCCAGGGCATGTGGCGCGAACCTGGCCACGAGCCGCTGTTCAGCGACACCCTGGAACTGGACATGGGCAGCGTCGAGGCCAGCCTGGCCGGGCCCAAGCGCCCACAGGACCGCGTCGCCCTGGGTGACGTGCAGAAGGTCTTCAACGACCTGGTCGGCCTGCAGCTCAAGCCCGACAGCAAGGAAGAAGGCCGTCTGCTCAGCGAAGGCGGTGGCGGTGCGGCCGTCGGCGCCACGGCGAGCAACGGCGAAGTCGATTACGAAGATGAAGGCCAGACCCATCGCCTGAAGAATGGCGCGGTGGTGATCGCCGCCATCACCTCCTGCACCAACACCTCCAACCCCAGCGTGATGATGGCCGCCGGCCTGCTGGCGAAGAAGGCGGTGGAAAAGGGCCTGCAACGCAAGCCGTGGGTGAAGAGCTCGCTGGCACCCGGCTCCAAGGTGGTCACCGAATACTTCGCCGCCGCCGACTTGACCCGCTACCTCGACCAGCTCGGCTTCGCCCTGGTCGGTTATGGCTGTACCACCTGCATTGGCAACTCCGGGCCGCTGCTCGAACCTATCGAGCGCGCCGTGCAGCAGGCCGACCTGACGGTCGCCTCGGTGCTCTCCGGCAACCGCAACTTCGAGGGTCGCGTGCACCCGCTGGTAAAAGCCAACTGGCTGGCCTCGCCGCCATTGGTGGTGGCGTACGCCCTGGCCGGGACCGTGCGCATCGACCTGAGCAGCGAATCGCTGGGCACTGGCAAGGATGGCCAGCCGGTATTTCTGCGCGACATCTGGCCCAGCCAGCAGGAAATCAGCGAGGCCATCGCCAAGGTCGACACGGCGATGTTCCGCAAGGAATACGCCGAAGTGTTCAGCGGCGAGGCCCAATGGCAGGCCATCGAGGTGCCGCAGGCCGCGACCTACGTCTGGCAGGACGACTCGACCTACATCCAGCACCCGCCGTTCTTCGAGAACATCGCCGGGGCGCCGCCGCATATCGGCGATATCCACGGCGCACACATCCTCGCGCTGCTCGGCGACTCGGTGACCACCGACCACATTTCCCCCGCCGGCAATATCAAGAAGGACAGCCCCGCCGGCCGCTACCTCAGCGAGCACGGCGTCGACTACCTCGACTTCAACTCCTACGGCTCACGCCGCGGCAACCATGAAGTGATGATGCGCGGCACCTTCGCCAACATCCGCATCCGCAACGAGATGCTCGGCGGCGAAGAAGGCGGCAACACCCTGCACGTACCCACCGGCGAGCGCCTGGCAATCTATGACGCAGCCATGCGCTACCAGGCCGAAGGCACGCCGCTGGTGATCTTCGCCGGCCAGGAGTACGGCACCGGCTCCAGCCGCGACTGGGCCGCCAAGGGCACCAACCTGCTGGGGGTCAAGGCGGTGATCGCCGAGAGCTTCGAGCGCATCCACCGTTCCAACCTGGTCGGCATGGGCGTGCTGCCGTTGCAGTTCAGCAACGGCCAGAGCCGCAAGACGCTCAAGCTGACCGGCCAGGAGACGGTCGCCATCAGCGGCCTGGACGGCGTCGAACTGCGCCCGCAGATGAACCTGACGCTGCAAATCGGCTACCTCGACGGGCGCAAGGAGGATGTGCAGGTGCTCTGCCGCATCGACACGCTCAACGAGGTCGAGTACTTCAAGGCCGGCGGCATCCTGCACTTCGTGCTGCGCCAGCTACTCGCCGAGTAG
- the tusA gene encoding sulfurtransferase TusA, whose product MSQSLHADAILDASGLNCPEPVMMLHNKVRDLPAGGLLKVLATDPSTKRDIPKFCVFLGHELVEQGEEGGAYLYWIRKKLD is encoded by the coding sequence ATGTCCCAATCCCTGCACGCCGACGCGATTCTCGATGCCAGCGGCCTGAACTGCCCCGAACCGGTGATGATGCTGCACAACAAGGTGCGCGATCTGCCGGCCGGCGGCCTGCTCAAGGTGCTCGCCACCGACCCCTCGACCAAGCGCGACATTCCCAAGTTCTGCGTGTTTCTCGGCCATGAGCTGGTCGAGCAGGGCGAGGAAGGCGGCGCCTACCTGTACTGGATCCGCAAAAAACTCGACTGA
- the pdxB gene encoding 4-phosphoerythronate dehydrogenase PdxB: MHIVADENIPLLNEFFAGFGTLRRSPGRAIDRATLGDAEVLLVRSVTRVDRALLEGSRVRFVGTCTIGTDHLDLDYFAEAGIVWSSAPGCNARGVVDYVLGCLLSLAEKHARPLAPLRYGVVGAGQVGGRLVKVLQGLGWDVQVCDPPRQAAEGGDFVELEQILRECEVISLHTPLDAGTRHLIGADQLRALRPGAWLINASRGAVVDNKALLAHLRSGADLHVALDVWEGEPLADVDLAALCHIATPHIAGYSLDGKLRGTAQIYQAYCAAMGLAEQVHLADLLPPAWLQQVQLAAGTAPDWALATLCRAVYDPRRDDADFRRSLHGDEAQRRAAFDALRKHYPPRREIDGLTVSVAGQPAALGQVVTALGATLS; encoded by the coding sequence ATGCACATAGTCGCCGACGAAAACATTCCCCTGCTCAATGAGTTCTTCGCCGGCTTCGGCACGCTGCGCCGCAGCCCCGGCCGAGCCATCGACCGCGCCACGCTGGGCGACGCCGAGGTGCTGCTGGTGCGCTCGGTGACCCGCGTTGACCGTGCGCTGCTCGAAGGCAGCCGCGTGCGCTTCGTCGGCACCTGCACCATCGGCACCGACCACCTCGACCTCGATTACTTCGCCGAAGCCGGCATCGTCTGGTCCAGCGCGCCGGGCTGCAACGCCCGTGGCGTGGTGGACTACGTACTCGGTTGCCTGCTCTCGCTGGCGGAAAAGCATGCCCGGCCGCTGGCGCCGCTGCGTTACGGTGTGGTCGGTGCTGGCCAGGTCGGCGGGCGCCTGGTCAAGGTGCTGCAAGGGCTGGGTTGGGATGTGCAGGTCTGCGATCCACCGCGTCAGGCGGCGGAGGGCGGCGATTTCGTCGAACTGGAGCAGATCCTGCGCGAGTGCGAGGTGATCAGCCTGCACACGCCGCTGGATGCCGGCACGCGCCACCTGATCGGCGCCGATCAGCTGCGGGCACTGCGCCCCGGCGCCTGGCTGATCAACGCCAGCCGCGGCGCGGTGGTCGACAATAAGGCGCTGCTCGCCCACCTGCGCAGCGGTGCCGACCTGCACGTGGCGCTGGATGTCTGGGAAGGCGAGCCGCTGGCCGATGTCGACCTGGCCGCGCTGTGTCACATCGCCACGCCGCACATCGCCGGTTACAGCCTCGACGGCAAGCTGCGCGGTACCGCGCAGATCTACCAGGCCTACTGCGCCGCCATGGGCCTCGCCGAGCAGGTGCACCTGGCCGACCTGTTGCCGCCGGCCTGGTTGCAACAGGTGCAGCTCGCTGCCGGCACGGCTCCGGACTGGGCCCTGGCCACGCTTTGCCGCGCGGTGTACGACCCGCGTCGCGACGATGCGGATTTCCGTCGCAGCCTGCATGGCGATGAAGCTCAGCGCCGCGCGGCGTTCGACGCCCTGCGCAAGCATTACCCACCGCGCCGTGAAATCGACGGTCTGACGGTGAGCGTGGCGGGGCAGCCTGCCGCGCTGGGTCAGGTAGTCACCGCGCTGGGAGCGACGCTGTCGTAG
- a CDS encoding MATE family efflux transporter — translation MLAQSRSTRVFTELRALLSLATPIIIAQLAHTAMGFVDAVMAGRVGPHDLAAVALGNSLWVPVYLLMTGLLLATTPKVAQHFGAGQQAQTGPLVRQALWLGLAIGCAAAALLWSATPVLRLMRVDAELTDMSMRYLHGIAFGFPAVAVYHVLRCFSDGLGHTRPSMILGIGGLLLNIPLNYVLIYGHLGMPALGGVGCGWASGIVMWAMLLGLLWWVHRAPYYQASQLFSRFDWPQWPVIKRLLSIGVPIGVSVFAEASIFSVIALLIGGLGATVVAGHQIALNFSSLVFMIPYSLGMAATVRVGQALGRSQPREARFAAGVGMATALAYACLSASLMYLLRHEIAQIYTSAPEVIAIASGLIVYSALFQFSDAIQVTAAGALRGYQDTRATMIFTLFAYWGIGLPVGYALGLSDVFGEPSGPKGLWQGLVVGLTCAAVLLGIRLQRSSRRYIRMVR, via the coding sequence ATGCTCGCTCAATCCCGCTCCACCCGCGTGTTCACCGAACTGCGCGCCCTGCTGTCCCTGGCTACTCCAATCATCATCGCGCAGCTCGCGCACACCGCCATGGGCTTCGTCGATGCGGTGATGGCCGGCCGCGTCGGCCCGCATGACCTTGCTGCCGTGGCCCTGGGCAACTCGCTGTGGGTGCCGGTGTACCTGCTGATGACCGGCCTGCTGCTGGCCACCACGCCGAAAGTCGCCCAGCACTTCGGTGCCGGGCAACAGGCGCAGACCGGCCCGCTGGTGCGCCAGGCGTTGTGGCTGGGCCTGGCAATCGGTTGCGCCGCGGCCGCGCTGCTATGGAGCGCCACGCCGGTGCTGCGCCTGATGCGGGTCGATGCAGAGCTGACCGACATGTCCATGCGCTACCTGCACGGCATCGCCTTCGGCTTCCCGGCGGTGGCGGTCTATCACGTGCTGCGCTGCTTTAGCGACGGCCTCGGCCATACCCGCCCGAGCATGATCCTCGGCATCGGCGGCCTGCTGCTGAACATCCCGCTCAACTACGTGCTGATCTACGGCCATCTGGGTATGCCGGCGCTGGGCGGCGTCGGCTGTGGCTGGGCCAGCGGCATCGTCATGTGGGCAATGCTGCTGGGGTTGCTCTGGTGGGTGCACCGCGCGCCGTACTACCAGGCCAGTCAGCTGTTCAGCCGCTTCGACTGGCCGCAGTGGCCGGTGATCAAGCGCCTGTTGTCGATTGGCGTGCCGATTGGCGTGTCGGTGTTCGCCGAGGCGAGCATTTTTTCGGTGATCGCCCTGCTCATCGGCGGGCTCGGTGCCACGGTGGTCGCCGGGCACCAGATCGCGCTGAACTTCAGCTCACTGGTCTTCATGATCCCCTATTCGCTGGGCATGGCTGCCACCGTGCGCGTCGGCCAGGCCCTGGGGCGTAGCCAGCCACGCGAGGCGCGTTTCGCTGCTGGCGTCGGCATGGCCACCGCACTGGCCTATGCCTGCCTGTCGGCGAGCCTGATGTACCTGCTGCGCCACGAGATCGCGCAGATCTACACCTCGGCGCCGGAGGTGATCGCCATCGCCAGCGGCCTGATCGTCTACTCGGCGCTGTTCCAGTTCTCCGACGCCATCCAGGTCACCGCGGCCGGTGCCCTGCGTGGCTATCAGGACACCCGAGCGACGATGATCTTCACCCTCTTCGCCTACTGGGGCATCGGCTTGCCGGTGGGTTACGCGCTGGGGCTGAGCGATGTGTTCGGCGAGCCATCCGGGCCGAAGGGCCTGTGGCAGGGCCTGGTGGTCGGCCTGACCTGCGCTGCGGTGTTGCTCGGCATCCGCCTGCAGCGCAGCTCGCGGCGCTACATCCGCATGGTGCGTTGA